In Torulaspora globosa chromosome 1, complete sequence, a genomic segment contains:
- a CDS encoding uncharacterized protein (ancestral locus Anc_2.414), which produces MDAGMSAMTSSRGQMRRDLLQSDVGNIDVSQEIPRGPPQPRQPYPRMQNRMPQQQPYSGGPWPEETERRAYSLNQKSLSSFFRHKGPKMHHGRSKGGFGGKEEDEEVIVDDSMSMMTYNDIRTSGNKGGERYGYGGDTAPIIPTLVTREHSNMNNVEYRKHLTAQKKSAMNAMARAQKTPNDARSMSLQGYSSVNPMRQPNQMYPGFLAPPPYAGDPSRPMMHPPAQPERGTFYGPTNHRPMPGAVGGPRAMSLMSPNVRPPNMRPGVNNFQPRPQQQAYGQPHGLSSDNLPPQPVKAAPTARDDTRGQLNVIQLSAPQQKDLREKERLLAERERELWEKERVFREQEALIRQELTQKEKKTELPKEEQASGQQRLAVDKKDIDLDPSPTLENGLRSLSVDDHSTTTKVDLHNRVSMGTFVSVFSDSPEKRRLANPSGMYQLEEKNRSMFVTAQEFPTAGQHDPTEALAEDKDASLRDDTLTEMASTERRAKRSSMIKAKEFLRKLSTSSLNKENDSQIALNKSSSRLSMNSIPNSESSHYTLVRNREGGPALGRYKNNGSEDRLAKSSEAQDDPDAFIFDNTLGKPYVPSFAEEDELLEINKFKTITISGEQLHILSENKELMSELTLVSMELAESIKRETVLEEQLKNSNEATQGENPFSLADFETELRKKSSKIVELIQQLNNERLKRFIAEEQVLLTENGAKPSSIELLQKISALNDQLALKDAEVSQLKDQLSVSK; this is translated from the coding sequence ATGGATGCTGGAATGTCTGCTATGACCTCTTCGAGAGGCCAAATGCGAAGagatcttctccagagTGACGTAGGTAATATCGATGTTTCTCAGGAGATACCGAGAGGACCTCCGCAGCCACGGCAGCCATATCCAAGAATGCAGAATCGAATGCCCCAGCAACAGCCGTATTCCGGTGGACCTTGGCCCGAAGAAACGGAGAGGAGAGCTTATTCGCTGAATCAAAAATCTTTATCGAGTTTTTTCAGACACAAGGGACCCAAGATGCATCATGGCAGGAGTAAAGGCGGTTTTGGTGGtaaggaggaagatgaggaggTGATTGTGGATGATAGCATGTCGATGATGACGTATAACGACATCAGGACTTCCGGCAATAAGGGTGGTGAAAGATACGGCTATGGGGGCGATACAGCACCTATAATTCCGACTTTGGTGACCAGAGAACATAGCAATATGAACAACGTCGAGTACAGGAAACATCTGACAGCACAGAAGAAATCTGCAATGAATGCGATGGCAAGAGCGCAGAAGACACCAAACGACGCCCGATCCATGTCTTTGCAGGGCTATAGCAGCGTCAATCCAATGAGACAGCCGAATCAAATGTACCCGGGGTTTCTAGCACCGCCCCCTTACGCTGGCGATCCATCACGTCCGATGATGCATCCACCGGCTCAGCCCGAAAGAGGTACGTTTTACGGCCCCACAAACCATCGGCCCATGCCTGGGGCGGTTGGCGGACCGCGTGCCATGTCACTCATGTCGCCCAATGTAAGACCTCCAAACATGAGGCCGGGTGTAAATAACTTCCAACCGCGGCCCCAGCAACAGGCCTACGGACAACCGCATGGTTTGTCGTCAGATAACTTGCCACCGCAACCTGTGAAGGCAGCCCCAACCGCTAGAGACGATACGAGAGGTCAATTGAACGTCATACAGTTGTCTGCCCCGCAGCAGAAGGACTTGAGAGAGAAGGAACGGCTTCTGGCAGAGAGAGAGAGAGAACTGTGGGAGAAAGAACGGGTGTTCAGAGAGCAGGAAGCTCTCATAAGGCAAGAATTGACtcagaaggagaaaaagacAGAACTACCAAAGGAAGAGCAGGCTTCTGGCCAGCAGAGGTTGGCCGTGGACAAAAAGGATATAGACCTTGATCCATCTCCGACGCTAGAGAATGGGCTGCGATCGCTCTCCGTGGATGACCACAGTACGACAACCAAGGTCGATTTGCATAACAGAGTTTCAATGGGAACGTTCGTGTCAGTTTTCAGTGATTCTCCGGAGAAGCGAAGGCTTGCGAATCCGAGTGGAATGTACCAGCTGGAGGAAAAGAATAGGAGCATGTTCGTTACTGCCCAGGAGTTCCCCACAGCAGGACAACATGATCCCACTGAGGCGCTCGCTGAAGATAAAGACGCTTCTTTGAGAGATGATACTCTAACTGAAATGGCAAGCACAGAGAGAAGAGCAAAACGCTCCTCTATGATAAAAGCCAAAGAGTTTTTGAGGAAGCTATCAACGAGCAGCTTGAACAAGGAAAACGACTCTCAAATAGCTCTGAATAAGAGCTCCAGTCGCCTGAGTATGAACAGCATACCGAATTCAGAATCTTCTCATTATACATTGGTGCGCAACAGAGAAGGCGGCCCAGCACTGGGAAGATACAAGAACAATGGGAGCGAAGACAGACTTGCGAAAAGTTCTGAAGCGCAAGACGATCCCGACGCATTTATATTCGACAACACATTAGGGAAACCTTATGTGCCAAGTTTCGCcgaagaggatgagctACTTGAGATAAATAAGTTCAAAACTATCACGATCTCGGGGGAGCAGCTGCATATTCTATCTGAAAACAAAGAGTTGATGAGTGAGCTAACACTCGTTTCCATGGAACTAGCAGAATCAATAAAAAGAGAGACTgtacttgaagaacaacTGAAGAACTCCAATGAAGCTACCCAGGGGGAAAATCCATTCTCTTTAGCAGACTTCGAGACTGAACTGCGCAAAAAGTCATCCAAGATTGTAGAACTTATTCAACAGCTGAACAACGAGCGTCTGAAGAGGTTTATCGCCGAAGAGCAAGTTTTGCTGACGGAAAACGGCGCTAAGCCTAGCTCCATCGAACTTCTACAGAAGATATCCGCATTAAACGATCAACTAGCACTGAAAGACGCTGAGGTATCACAGCTTAAAGACCAACTGTCAGTAAGTAAGTAG